A genomic window from Nicotiana sylvestris chromosome 11, ASM39365v2, whole genome shotgun sequence includes:
- the LOC138881175 gene encoding uncharacterized protein: protein MSPPEENKEDTNDDNINQYRRKRKKDSIGYDGPSFSLLTPTPPSKLMDIDATLTMEGEGNVEEELGRGKRNKKLSWQLKSPFDKEGKAVSSKADNQNTLKSSGWIKSTYTRRCIFHYAKEDEKLVKKFIVWLGKEKRRGRKKEGQIDLYADDNSLRKKPYKLYHQKISSKMFFLELSDSKFVLDDKHIDIALYYLRKKECYHPRDHPFRCTTTDVLFDNYMALVYKDFSEDASDEFWCAGDNQLFLTPYVWGDSRRCGIAWTEVDKIFFPCRLPSEDDEVVTHFLLGVLDLNQKKIDVYDSIYSEPYEAGMNYMQMYARMIPHLLKFSQFDKNHKSFGNVFNKFDIQWQRSPHQTGSTDCGAFLIKFAELLMIGKDVQQFQPEDIKDFRKELAANLWAHGEWKRNSGYDTPPENIGDDYESENETLCPKEL, encoded by the exons atgtcgcCACCAGAGGAAAACAAAGAGGACACCAATGATGACAATATTAACCAATatagaaggaaaagaaagaaagacagtaTTGGTTATGATGGTCCGTCATTTTCTCTTCTTACTCCTACTCCTCCAAGTAAGCTAATGGACATTGATGCGACTTTGACTATGGAGGGTGAAGGAAATGTTGAAGAAGAACTTGGTCGAGGTAAAaggaacaagaagttaagctggcAGTTGAAATCTCCTTTTGATAAGGAAGGAAAAGCAGTAAGTTCCAAGGCAGACAATCAAAATACTCTGAAGAGTTCAGGTTGGATAAAATCAACCTATACTCGTAGGTGTATTTTTCATTATGCCAAAGAAGATGAAAAATTAGTGAAGAAATTCATTGTGTGGTTGGGCAAGGAGAAAAGGAGAGGTCGCAAAAAAGA gggACAAATTGATTTATATGCTGATGATAAtagtttgaggaaaaaaccatacaaattgtatcatcaaaaaatcagtagcaaaatgtttttccttgagctttcagatagcaaatttgttcttgatgataAG CATATTGACATTGCTCTCTATTATCTGAGAAAGAAGGAATGTTACCACCCTCGCGATCATCCTTTTCGATGCACAACTACTGATGTTCTTTTTGATAATTATATGGCACTTGTGTATAAAGATTTCAGTGAAGATGCTAGTGATGAGTTTTGGTGTGCTGGTGATAATCAGTTATTTCTGACACCATATGTGTGGGGGGACAGCCGTAGATGTGGAATTGCATGGACTGAGGTTGACAAAATCTTTTTTCCATGTCGGCTTCCTTCAGAAGATGATGAAGTTGTGACACACTTTTTGTTGGGAGTATTGGACTTGAATCAAAAAAAGATTGATGTATATGATTCCATATACAGTGAGCCATATGAAGCAGGAATGAACTACATGCAAATGTATGCACGCATGATCCCCCATTTGCTAAAGTTCTCACAGTTTGACAAAAATCACAAGTCTTTTGGGAATGTCTTCAACAAATTTGATATACAGTGGCAAAGATCACCACACCAAACTGGATC GACTGATTGTGGTGCATTCCTGATCAAATTTGCCGAGTTGCTGATGATTGGAAAGGATGTGCAGCAATTCCAACCCGAAGACATAAAAGACTTTCGAAAAGAACTTGCTGCAAATCTTTGGGCACATGGTGAATGGAAAAGAAATTCTGGTTACGATACTCCACCAGAAAATATTGGTGATGATTATGAGAGTGAAAATGAAACATTATGTCCAAAGGAGTTGTAA
- the LOC104239256 gene encoding uncharacterized protein has protein sequence MAGNGLPTLGRVKLIDLIPLEGLPSDSYKLSVSTLSQSLAQYSAAIIQLSTSDGALLRCSLESARLYFQHKPSYPAADVIHSDDSREWCKTSGYRADPQQWQETYDFRPGLTPTEPSSDIEFPPAGLSDVFSLLGRAARDILDAISFYLNLRSSPFTEILDSVPLRNREISSSVLSVCCHARPSFQGAQHHSLATQEDGQLAMFSDHEHQVDRSLVTVVKSDKPGLHVRDFHGHWVLVDGDLGPQEAIVYPGLALYQATAGYISPALHRTDTGNQQGSIYGRCSLAFKLMPKSMTNLNCSEMRAAGHGVEAQFQLPVPVDDFMQRSTDQLLNRSNFPTFNFPTAQDGSMKPMMRRKKSNSRSKPLPPSKRLRLEAQRVLKERVQDIADKKGIKLRFCTLKDCESHIQSLDSPCTNIRMEIGWPAGVPFVHPHDLPNKAKIGFLETYEPGWSATHDMEISLIDPGQPSQHTAN, from the exons ATGGCAGGCAATGGCCTGCCAACTCTGGGTCGTGTGAAGCTCATTGATTTGATACCATTGGAAGGTCTTCCTTCCGATTCGTATAAATTATCAGTCTCAACTTTGTCACAGTCGTTGGCTCAATATTCAGCCGCTATTATCCAGCTATCCACAAGTGATGGAGCTCTTTTAAGGTGTAGTCTAGAGTCTGCCCGACTTTACTTCCAACACAAACCCTCGTATCCTGCCGCTGATGTTATTCATTctgatgactctcgagaatggtgtAAGACTTCTGGCTACCGTGCAGATCCTCAACAATGGCAAGAAACTTATGATTTCAGGCCAGGGCTCACTCCTACAGAACCCAGCAGTGATATTGAATTTCCTCCTGCTGGTTTATCGGATGTATTCTCTCTGCTTGGAAGAGCAGCAAGAGATATATTGGATGCCATCAGCTTCTATTTAAATCTGCGCAGCTCTCCATTCACTGAAATACTTGACAGTGTTCCCCTCAGAAACCGAGAAATATCATCCTCTGTGTTATCCGTCTGTTGTCATGCCAGACCATCTTTTCAGGGTGCACAACACCATAGCCTGGCAACCCAAGAGGATGGTCAGTTAGCGATGTTCTCAGATCATGAACATCAGGTTGACAGAAGCCTTGTTACGGTTGTTAAGTCGGATAAGCCTGGTCTACATGTGAGAGATTTTCATGGTCACTGGGTTCTTGTGGATGGTGATCTTGGTCCCCAAGAGGCAATAGTTTATCCTGGCCTTGCTTTATATCAGGCAACTGCGGGCTATATCAGCCCTGCACTTCATCGCACAGATACCGGTAATCAACAGGGGAGCATATATGGGCGATGTTCTCTTGCTTTTAAACTTATGCCCAAGTCCATGACCAACCTCAATTGTTCAGAGATGCGGGCTGCTGGTCATGGGGTTGAAGCTCAATTCCAGCTTCCTGTACCAGTTGACGATTTTATGCAGAGATCAACTGATCAGTTGCTTAACAGGAGCAATTTCCCGACATTCAACTTTCCTACAGCCCAAGATG GATCTATGAAGCCCATGATGAGGAGGAAAAAGAGTAACTCAAGATCTAAACCTCTACCACCTTCAAAGAGGTTGAGATTGGAGGCACAAAGAGTTCTCAAAGAGAGAGTTCAAGATATAGCTGATAAAAAGGGCATCAAGCTGAGGTTCTGCACCTTAAAGGACTGTGAAAGTCACATCCAGTCACTTGATAGCCCTTGTACTAATATAAGGATGGAGATTGGATGGCCAGCAGGAGTTCCATTTGTTCACCCACATGATCTCCCAAATAAGGCTAAGATTGGATTTCTTGAAACATATGAACCTGGTTGGTCGGCAACTCATGATATGGAGATAAGTCTAATCGATCCCGGACAGCCAAGTCAGCACACTGCTAACT GA